One window of Quercus robur chromosome 5, dhQueRobu3.1, whole genome shotgun sequence genomic DNA carries:
- the LOC126724926 gene encoding transcription factor WER-like, with protein MIDRTKTTHPLHKYTKLPKPDKLSLSLSLSLSLNLDKHKQKLMASMADRSIKREVKAMEAINSVSTKKEFNKGAWTAEEDRKLAEVIAIHGAKRWTIIATKAGLNRCGKSCRLRWLNYLRPNIKRGNISDQEEDLILRLHKLLGNRWSLIAGRLPGRTDNEIKNYWNSHLSKKLRQKEKQSGAATRDSYTVQENREEEKVNEEMSGEQNTSKGVDDSKSDFDVDEFFDFSNETTLNLEWVSQFLELDQGFSDVS; from the exons ATGATAGACAGAACCAAAACTACACACCCTCTACATAAGTATACCAAGCTCCCCAAGCCtgacaaactctctctctctctctctctctctctctctctgaatttagacaaacacaaacaaaagcTAATGGCTTCCATGGCAGATAGGTCTATTAAAAGAGAAGTGAAGGCAATGGAAGCCATTAATAGTGTTTCAACTAAGAAGGAATTCAACAAGGGAGCATGGACAGCTGAGGAAGATAGAAAACTGGCTGAGGTTATTGCAATCCATGGTGCTAAAAGGTGGACGATAATTGCAACTAAAGCAG GTCTTAACCGATGCGGCAAGAGTTGCAGGCTAAGATGGTTGAATTACTTGAGGCCTAACATCAAGAGAGGAAACATATCAGACCAAGAAGAGGATTTGATACTTAGGCTCCACAAACTACTTGGAAACAG GTGGTCTTTGATAGCCGGAAGATTACCCGGTCGAACAGATAATGAGATAAAGAACTACTGGAATTCTCATTTGAGCAAGAAGTTACGGCAGAAGGAGAAGCAAAGTGGAGCTGCAACAAGAGATAGCTATACTGTTCAGGAAAATAGGGAGGAAGAGAAAGTCAATGAAGAAATGAGTGGAGAGCAGAATACATCTAAAGGAGTTGATGACTCAAAAAGTGACTTTGATGTGGATGAGTTCTTTGATTTCTCTAATGAGACTACTTTGAATTTAGAGTGGGTTAGCCAATTCCTTGAACTTGATCAGGGCTTCAGTGATGTTTCATAA